A stretch of DNA from Gemmatimonadales bacterium:
TTACCTTCTACCGGGGCAAGGGGTGCGAGACGTGCGGCGGCTCGGGCTACAAGGGCCGCGCCGGCCTCTACGAGGTGATGGCGCTCTCGCCCGAGCTCAGGCGGATGATCCTGCGCGGCTCCTCCACGGCGGAGCTTTCGGAACAGGCGGTCAAGGACGGCATGTTGACCCTGCGCATGGACGGCATCGTGAAGATCAAGAAGGGCGCCACCACACTGGAAGAGGTTGTAAAGGAAACCGCGGCGGGATGAGAAAGTGACGGCACCTCAGGCACCACAGCCGAACCCGGTCAACCTCCGCGCGTTGCTCGAGGAGATGATCGAACGCGAGGCGTCCGACCTGCACATCACCGCGGGCGAGCGGCCCAAGCTGCGCGTCGACGGCGACATCACCAGCAGCAAGATCGAGTACGTTCTGAACCCGAAGGACACGCTCCAGCTGGCGTACTCGATCCTCACCGAGCAGCAGAAGAAGCGCTTCGAGACCGAGGATGAGCTCGACTTTTCGTTCGGCATCCAGAACCTGGCGCGCTTCCGGGGTAACGTCTTCAAGCAGCGCGGCTGCGTGTCGCTGGTGGTCCGGCAGATCCCGTTCCAGGTGAAGACTTTCGACCAGCTCAAGCTGCCGCCCATCGTGGCCAAGCTGGCGGAAAAGCCGCGCGGGCTGGTGCTGGTGACCGGGCCCACCGGCTCGGGCAAGTCCACGACCCTGGCCGCGATGATCGACAAGATCAACCGCGAGTGGAAGGGCCACATCATCACGGTGGAGGACCCGATCGAGTTCATCCACCGGCACCAGGGCTGCATCGTGAACCAGCGCGAGGTGGGGACGGACACCAAGTCGTTCGCCAACGCGCTGAAGTACGCGCTGCGGGAGGATCCGGACGTGGTGCTGATCGGCGAGATGCGCGACCTGGAGACCATCCAGGCGGGCCTCACCATCGCCGAAACGGGCCACCTCGCCTTCGCGACGCTGCACACCAACTCCGCGGCCGAGACGGTGAACCGCATCATCGACGTCTTCCCGGCGCACCAGCAGTCGCAGGTGCGGGCGCAGCTCGCCTTCGTGCTCGAGGGCATCATTACGCAGACTCTGCTGCCCAAGGCCAAGGGGAAGGGCCGCTGCATGGCCTGCGAGGTCCTGGTCATCACGCCGGCCATCCGCGCCCTCATCCGCGACGACAAGATCCACCAGATCCAGTCCTCGATGCAGGCCGGGAAGAAGTACGGCATGCAGACGATGAACGACTCGCTCTACGCGCTGTACATGAACCGCGAGGTCACGCTGGACGAGTGCTTGCGCGCGACCTCGGAGCCTGCCGATTTTCTACGCATGGTCGGGGAGCCGGCGCCGGGCGAGGAAGAGAAGCCGGCGCCGGGCAGCCGCCCGCTGACGGGCGGGCTCAAGCGCTGAACGCGACCACAGGAGGCTGACGGATGCCGATGTTCAATTACACGGCCCGGACCCTGACGGGGGAGCTGCAGTCGGGCCAGATAGACCTGGCGTCGCACGACGACGTCGTCGCCCATCTCCGGAAGAACCGGATGATCGTGGTGAAGGTCCAGCAGGCGCCCAAGGACATCAAGTTCGACATGTTCGCGAAGGGGATCAGCACTCGCGACATCGTGATCTTCACGCGCCAGTTCGCCACCATGATCAACTCGGGCCTGCCGCTGGTGCAGGCGCTCGACATCCTGGCGGAGCAGAGCGAGAACCAGTCGCTGAAGGACGTGACGCGGTCGGTGGTGTACGACGTGGAGAGCGGCCACACCCTGGCCGACGCGCTCCGCAAGCACCCCAAGGCGTTCACCGAGCTGTACGTCAACATGGTGGCGGCGGGCGAGGCCGGCGGTATCCTGGACACCATCCTCCTGCGCCTGGCGACCTTCATGGAAAAGAACGACGCCCTGGTGCGGAAGGTGAAGGGCGCCATGATCTACCCGGCCGTCATCTTCTCGGTCGCGGGGATGGCGATCGTCATCCTGCTCATCTTCGTGATCCCGGTCTTCCAGGATATGTTCGCGGGCATAGGGCAGCAGCTGCCCATACCGACTCAGATCGTCATCGGGGCCTCGAACGTCCTCAAGGGCTACTGGTGGGCGATCGGCGGCGGCCTCGCGGCTTCGTTCTGGCTCATCAAGAAGTACTACGCCACGCCGTCGGGGAAGCTGAACCTCGACAGGCTCCTGCTGAACGTGCCGGTGCTGGGGGACCTCATCCGCAAGTCGGCGGTGTCGCGCTTCACCCGCACGCTGGGCACGTTGATCGCCTCGGGCGTCAGCATCCTGGACGGGCTCGAGATCACGGCCAAGACCGCCGGCAACCGCGTGATCCACGACGCGGTCATGGAGAGCCGGGCCTCGATCGCGGGCGGTGAGACGATCGCCGCGCCGCTCCAGAAGTCCAAGGTCTTCCCGCCCATGGTGATCTCGATGATCGCCGTCGGCGAGCAGACCGGCGGCCTGGACGAGATGCTCTCCAAGATCGCCGACTTCTACGACGAAGAAGTGGACGCCGCGGTCGAGGCGCTGCTCTCCCTCATGGAGCCGGTGATGATCGTGGTGCTGGGCGTGGTGGTGGGCGGCATGATCATCGCCATGTACCTGCCGATCTTCAACATGATCCAAACGGTGGAGTAGCGCCGCGTCGGAAACCAGGTTGCGTCAGGGCCCCGCGGCAGCGCGGGGCCCTCTTGTCTTCTTGACTTTCCCGGCCGGGGTCAGCAGTATTCAAGTAGTCGCTTGACTACTAAAGGAACTCGGATTGTGGCGCAGAATCCCGGCCGTCGCTTCAAGGACGTGGTGTACGAGCAGCTCTCGCGGGTCGGCAAGGCGCTCGCGAGTCCTCGCCGTCTGGAGCTGCTGGACCTACTGGCGCAGGGCCCGCGCACCGTGGAAGGGCTGGCGCGCGAGTCGGGGCAGACCATCGCAAACACCTCGCAGCACCTCAAGGTCCTGCGCGAAGCGCGTCTCGTGGACGCCGAGAAATCTGGTCTCTACGTCACCTACCGGCTGGCGGATCAGGATGTCGCCGCGCTCTACCGGGCGCTGCGCGGCGTGGCCGAGTCCCGCCTGGCGGAGATCGACCGCGTCACGAAGGACTTCTTGCACGACCGGGGTTTGCTGGAGCCGGTTGACGCCGAAGCGCTGCGCGATCGCGTGCGCCGCGGCGAGGTAACGGTGCTCGACGTGCGCCCCGCCGAGGAGTATCGGGCCGGACACATTCCGGGCGCGATTTCCCTGCCGCTCGCGGTCCTCGAGCGCCGCCTGGCGACGCTGCCGCGGGATCGTGAGCTCGTGGCCTACTGCCGCGGCCCCTACTGCGTGCTCGCGGTGGAGGCCGTGCAACGCTTGCGGCGCGAAGGATTCCGGGCGGTGCGACTCGAGGACGGTGTTCCGGAGTGGCGGGCGAGGGGACTTGCTGTCGCTGTGGGCGACGACGCAGCCGAGAGTGATCGATGAAAGCGCTCCTCATCCTCAACGATCCTCCCTACGGGACGGAGCGGACTTACAACGGTCTGCGGCTCGCGGGGGCGCTCGCCAAACGCGGGTCGGACGAGGTGCGCGTGTTCCTGATGGGCGATGGCGCCGCGGCCGCGAAAGCCGGACAGCAGGTGCCCCAAGGATACTACCACCTCGGCCGGATGGTTCTGGTCGTGATCCAACACGAGGGGTGCGTCGCCGTCTGCGGGAGCTGCATGGACGCTCGTGGGCTCGGCGACGCGGACCTCGTCGAGGGCGCGAGACGGAGCAGCTTGGAAGAGCTGGCTGACTGGACGGAATGGGCCGACAAGGTGGTGGTGTTCTGATGACGGTTGCCGCGAGCGGAAGCAAGGCCGTTCTGGTACTCGGCGGAGGTGTGGGCGGTCTGGTCGCCGCGAACCGCCTGCGCAAGCTGCTGCCACCGCGCGACCGCATCGTTCTGGTCGACCGCGAGCCGAACCACGTGTTCCAGCCTTCCCTGTTGTGGCTCGCAACGGGCTCGCGGGACGCGGGGCGCATCCAGCGCCCGCTGGCGCGACTCGAGCGCAAGGGCATCGAGGTGGTTCAGGCCGAGGTGACGGCCATCAACCCGGAGGCGCGTACAGCGCAAGCCGATGGCCGTGACTTTGCCGCCGACGCGATGATCGTCGCGCTTGGTGCGGATCTCGCGCCCGATGCCGTGCCGGGTCTCCGTGATGCCGGGCACAACCTGTACACGGTCGCGGGCGCGGCGGCGACGCGCGACGCACTCGCCGGCCTGCGGGCCGGCCGCGTGGTGGTGCTCACGGCGGCGCCCGCCTACAAGTGCCCGGCGGCGCCCTACGAGGCCGCGATGCTGATACAGGCGTATTTCCCGCGCGCCGGTCGGGGCGAGGTTCGGGTCGATCTGTACGCGGCGGAACCCGGTCCGATGGGCGTGGCCGGCCCGGCGGTGTCGGCGGCGGTTCGCGGGATGGTCGAGGCATCGGGCATAGGCTATCACCCGAACCACCAGGTCACGGTGGTGGACCCGGCGGAGCGCCTTCTGACGTTCGCGAACGGTGTCACGACGTCGTTCGACGTGCTGGTGTACGTCCCGCCGCACCGGGCGCCCGAAGTCGTGCGCGCGGCGGGGCTAACCGATTCGAGCGGCTGGATCGGGGTGGACCGGCGCAGGTTCGAGACGTCGTTCCCCGGCGTTCATGC
This window harbors:
- a CDS encoding type IV pilus twitching motility protein PilT — translated: MTAPQAPQPNPVNLRALLEEMIEREASDLHITAGERPKLRVDGDITSSKIEYVLNPKDTLQLAYSILTEQQKKRFETEDELDFSFGIQNLARFRGNVFKQRGCVSLVVRQIPFQVKTFDQLKLPPIVAKLAEKPRGLVLVTGPTGSGKSTTLAAMIDKINREWKGHIITVEDPIEFIHRHQGCIVNQREVGTDTKSFANALKYALREDPDVVLIGEMRDLETIQAGLTIAETGHLAFATLHTNSAAETVNRIIDVFPAHQQSQVRAQLAFVLEGIITQTLLPKAKGKGRCMACEVLVITPAIRALIRDDKIHQIQSSMQAGKKYGMQTMNDSLYALYMNREVTLDECLRATSEPADFLRMVGEPAPGEEEKPAPGSRPLTGGLKR
- a CDS encoding type II secretion system F family protein — protein: MPMFNYTARTLTGELQSGQIDLASHDDVVAHLRKNRMIVVKVQQAPKDIKFDMFAKGISTRDIVIFTRQFATMINSGLPLVQALDILAEQSENQSLKDVTRSVVYDVESGHTLADALRKHPKAFTELYVNMVAAGEAGGILDTILLRLATFMEKNDALVRKVKGAMIYPAVIFSVAGMAIVILLIFVIPVFQDMFAGIGQQLPIPTQIVIGASNVLKGYWWAIGGGLAASFWLIKKYYATPSGKLNLDRLLLNVPVLGDLIRKSAVSRFTRTLGTLIASGVSILDGLEITAKTAGNRVIHDAVMESRASIAGGETIAAPLQKSKVFPPMVISMIAVGEQTGGLDEMLSKIADFYDEEVDAAVEALLSLMEPVMIVVLGVVVGGMIIAMYLPIFNMIQTVE
- a CDS encoding metalloregulator ArsR/SmtB family transcription factor, whose translation is MAQNPGRRFKDVVYEQLSRVGKALASPRRLELLDLLAQGPRTVEGLARESGQTIANTSQHLKVLREARLVDAEKSGLYVTYRLADQDVAALYRALRGVAESRLAEIDRVTKDFLHDRGLLEPVDAEALRDRVRRGEVTVLDVRPAEEYRAGHIPGAISLPLAVLERRLATLPRDRELVAYCRGPYCVLAVEAVQRLRREGFRAVRLEDGVPEWRARGLAVAVGDDAAESDR
- a CDS encoding DsrE family protein, giving the protein MKALLILNDPPYGTERTYNGLRLAGALAKRGSDEVRVFLMGDGAAAAKAGQQVPQGYYHLGRMVLVVIQHEGCVAVCGSCMDARGLGDADLVEGARRSSLEELADWTEWADKVVVF
- a CDS encoding FAD-dependent oxidoreductase produces the protein MTVAASGSKAVLVLGGGVGGLVAANRLRKLLPPRDRIVLVDREPNHVFQPSLLWLATGSRDAGRIQRPLARLERKGIEVVQAEVTAINPEARTAQADGRDFAADAMIVALGADLAPDAVPGLRDAGHNLYTVAGAAATRDALAGLRAGRVVVLTAAPAYKCPAAPYEAAMLIQAYFPRAGRGEVRVDLYAAEPGPMGVAGPAVSAAVRGMVEASGIGYHPNHQVTVVDPAERLLTFANGVTTSFDVLVYVPPHRAPEVVRAAGLTDSSGWIGVDRRRFETSFPGVHAIGDVTSVPLAMGKPLPKAGVFAHRQAEVVAHNIAEALRGEVGSAAFDGFGKCWVEVGNGRAGYGAGDFYAEPTPDVRLRAPSLLGHWSKVWFERHWLWHWF